The genomic interval TTGCGTAGATTGGCAGATTGGCAAGAACAGTTAACAAACGGACAATTTCACTACCAGAACACTTTAGAGACTGTTCGATTACTTCCTGATAAGGATAGTTATCTCAGCTTAGAAGAAGCTTGGCGAATTGAAGATGCTTTTTCTGGCTATGCAGCACGAACTTATGGGGCTGTAAGAGAAACTGCACAAGCATTGAGAAATTTAGGGGGTTCAGCAGTTCTGAAAGCAGTTGTGCAAGAAATTCATCTTTCGTTTCAACAAGACCGCAGACCAGACAAACGAACAGGTGATAGTGGCGTAAGGGACTCGCTGAATGCTTTAGCGTTTATGGCACTTGTACAACGTCCTGTGCAACGGGGAGATGGTTATACCTTGACTCCACTAGGTTGGGCATATGTCAGAGGTGATGAACCTGATGATCAGATTTTCAGGGAACGACTTACTGAATGGCTACCGTTTAGATACTTCAGATTAGCGATCGAAGAATACCAAGTTCCACTAGATAAGAAAAGCATTATTGAATGGTTCCAAACTCAATATGCACCGTATGAGCCTTATGCAAGATGTCTATTCAATGCAAATAAAGTTGATGGTTTGATAAATTGGTATAAGCAACTTGGATTTTGATGTGAGTAATCAAAAGTGAAAGTAAATAAGTTAGGTTCGAGTAACCAAAGCGGTGAAACTCAGAACTTCTAACTTTCGTCAATGCCATCCATTACATGACCCACTTTAAGTCAATGTCTTCACCTATCTTTGCGCTAAGCATGACTCTATTTCAACAATTCACTCCCTTCAAAAGCTACATCGATAAGCACCAGCAAGTAGCGGAATTTGCCATAACTAATCATTGACAGTCTTAAAGATTCTTTAGATCATAGGAGAGAAGAGAGCAGTCCAATTCGTTCTTTAAGAATAATTAAAAGTTCTTCCTTTATGGATAAAACTCTAGCAACTCCATATCAATTAATGAACGTCTCCGCTGCAAAGCAGACGGAGTATAACTTCGCTCCACTCGCACGCTTCGCGGCTCGATTCCGCTCAACAGCACCCTTGACGCTGTATGGGACGGACGCAGCAGAGCTGCGGGGAATTGACCCTCAGAGATTAAAGTTTTACTTTACAGTAAAGTCTCTTAAAGAGATTTACAACTCAAGATTTAAACTAAATAAAACACAAGGAGTCGATCGCCTTAATGGGATTCAGTTTGAAAGACAGTCGAAGCAGCAGATTAAGATAATTCACGAAAAGTGCCTCGCTGGGACTTACAAGTTTTCACCTTATCTTGAATTATTACGCTCTAAAGGAAGAGGAAAACTTCCTAGAGTGCTAGCTGTTCCTACAGTACGGGATCGAATTGTTCTGTATGCCTTAAAAGAGATCCTGATTGATGTGTTTTCTGAATCTATTCCACGAGATCTCGCTAATACCTATATTTACAAAATTACTGATTTTATGAGGGATAAGAACCCTGCAAGTGTAGGTGTTTTTCGGGCAGACATAGAAAACTTTTATGATTCAATAGATAGAGAGAAGTTACTAGCAAAGCTAAACCTTAGAATAAAATCAAATAAAATTTTGACCTTGATTGAACGAGCAATTACATCTCCAATTGTTCCTCAAGGCTATAAAAAAGTGGATTTGAAAAAATATTCATCAGTCAAAGGCATACCACAAGGGTTGTCTATCTCAAATATACTTGCAGCTATTTATCTAGCTGAACTTGACGACTTTATGAGAAGTAATGAGGGGAGCATGTCACCTTCTGAGTAGAAAAATCAGAATGGAGGAGTCCTCAATTGCTGGATAATGGGTCATGACACCGGAAGAAGAACAAGCCGTTGCGTATCATGTTCGCGAACTTGCCAAACTGCTGTACAAAGATGCTGACGCTAGTCAAACGCCCATGACCAACTTGGGAGAAATCGAAGCAGCGGTGCGCGAGCAGGTTCAGAAGCACGTAACACCCGAGATGGGCGTTTTTTTATCGAAACAGTTACGGGCACAACCGAAGGGTACCCGCGACAGCTAAAAAGCATTTTAGGAACGCTGCCACTGACCAGCGAACAAGCCAATCAATTGGGAGTGAGCAAAGGGAGTCAATTGAGTCCCTATCTGGAGATGTGTTGTTTGAGAATCAGTGCGAATGTGTCCTATGCTCATGCCACAGAAGATGTGGCCCTTTTAACCGGAGTGCGGGTGAGTCCGAAAACTCAGCAACGCCTGGTGCAACGTCAGTCGTTTGCCCACCCCACAGTGCAACTGACGGATGCGGTCAATCAAGTCAGTTTGGACGGTGGACAAATGCGCTTTGTCACGCCCAAGGGCGAACCATCCGAGTGGAAGCAATACAAAGCGGTCCGGTTGGACACCGATGGCATCGGCATGGCGTGGTTTCAGGACAATGCGGCATTGGTCAATTGGGTGCAAGACCAACCGTTACAATCCCCCTTGTACTGCATCGGGGATGGACATCCGGGCATTTGGAATCTGCTGAGCCAACTCGTCGAAGATGACCAGCGCATTGAGATTCTCGATTGGTATCATCTGATGGAAAATCTGCACAAAGTGGGTGGGTCGTTGCAACGTCATGCTCAAGCCCGTCAACTGCTTTGGCGTGGGCAAGTAGATGCAGCCATTGCGGTATTTGAGGATTGTGCTCTAGAGCAGGCAAAGTGTTTTCAAAACTATCTCCGGGAGCATCGTCATCGCATTGTCAATTATGAGTATTTTCAAGCGGAAGGATTGTGTGCGATTGGTTCTGGAGATGTGGAATCTTGGGTGAAACAGATTGACCGTCGGATTCAGTTATCGGGAGCCAGTTGGAATCCAGAGCATGCACCCCAAGTTCTAGCCCACCGCTGCGCTTATTTGAATGGTTCTCTCGATCCTCAACACCTTTTTCTCTCAAGAAGGTGACACGCTCCCAGTAATGAGGAGTATATCTACTTTCGCTATGTTGATGATATTTTAATTTTTACTGAGAAGGATAAGCTTAAAAAAGCTGAAGAGATTCTAACAGAAAAGATTACAGAACTCAAACTAGCCTTCAATAAGGATAAGACTTATCCCATACCAGGCGAGGAGGAGTTTGAATATCTTGGCTATCACTTTAAACTTCCCAAAGTTACAGTGAGACAAGCATCAGTGATTAAATTTCTAAACTCCATCACAGCAAAGTTTAGCCAGTATAAACATACAAAGGCTAGTAAACTTAAGAAATTCAAGTATTTAGATGAGAATAAGTTAAAGGAAATGTTCATTTTGGATATTAATGAAAAAATAACTGGTGCAATCAGTGAAAAAAAACGTTATGGATGGATTTTTTACTTTAGTTCTATCAATGAACTATCAGTATTATATAAACTGGATAAAATAATTGCTGGTTTATTTGAAAGGCTAGATGATTTTCATGGAACTCCGCCTTCAAGTTTAAAGAAACTCTCTCGTGCATATTTTGAAGCAAAATATAGTCCTACAAGTGGTTATATATACAATTATGACAACAATGATACGTTAGAGTCTAAGAGAAATTTTCTCTCCAAGAGAGGCAAGCTTGATCCTAACAAAGGCTACTCTGAGGAAGAGATTATCGAGCTTTATGACAAGGTAAAGCAAAGGAACTTATCCGAATTACAGAAGGATGATGCCTTCGTGTATTAAACGGCAGTGCTATGATAAGTATTGAGCCACCTCCTTCTACAGAAGGATCTCCTAGCACTGCTGGGAGCGTCTGTAATCAATTCCCTTTTGGGCTTTGACCTCCTGATGCCAATATGTGAAGGTATCGCCGGAGTGAATATAATAACGTGTAAATCAATAGGTGGCTCACCTATTGTTTAAGTCATCCATATCAACTAGATGAGCAATCTCTCTAATACGGATTCTTACGCTAAGTCGTTAGAGACTCGAATATGGAAGACTAAAGGTTCGCGCTTTAATGCTGCCCGAAGACTCAATAGAAAGTATCAGTTCGGTATTACTAGTATTGCCATACTGTCTGTGTATGGTATTGCCATTCCAATAATCCAGAGTATTCCGAACATAGCAAAATGCCAAAATGTTAATTCCCTATATACGGCTATCTCTACTATTCTATCTGTTTTCACACTTGCCCTAAGCCTTTTAGAAGGATCTAAGAATCACCAACTGAGAGCAGAAAAATTACATAATAATGCCGTTCAAATCTCCTCTTTAGGCAGAAAGTTAGAGTATTTGATAACTTGTGAATCTCAAAGTAAAGACTTCGGCGAAAAACTTCGTGATTTATCAGGTGAATATGAAAAGGTAGTTCAAGAATGTCCTGAAAATCATGAACCAGAAGATTATCTTTTGTTTCAACTACAGCATAACCCTCTTCCATCATTTAAGCAGAGTTAAATAAGATACGCCGTAGGAGCAGTTCGTGAATGATAGGGCAGTAAAATTGCTGCATTCGTTCAATCAATTGGGCAAATCCTTGCTCTAGAGTGGGAATGAAAAACACAGTTAACCACTGTTTGAGATGGTTAAAGGCAACCCACGGTTCAATCACTAAACGTAAATTATTGAGCAGATTTTTCCACCCCCGTTGATTGTCCCACCAGGGATGCTGCGTGAAGACTTGCTGGGATAAAGGACACTCAGAATTGAACGCATCGGCAAACAAACTGACCATCGTAAACGCACTCATGACGATCTCCCACCAGCGTTCAATCTGCTTGTAGTTCGTCACCCGGAAATCCGCCCACCCCAGGGCATCCTTGCTTTGCTTGAGTCCATATTCCACCCAAGTACGATCACCGTAAGCATCACCAATTTCATCAAGCTTGATGGCAGGTGCATTGCTCATCACAAACACAGTTGAATTGTCCGGTAACGTTTCTGGGTCGGTGGTCAACTCCCAGTAACGGACACTGCCACGAGTGCCATAGATAATCTCACGTCGATAGCGGACTTCAGTTTCGCCGTTGCTAAAGGTGCGCTTGAACTGCTGCCAGGGTTCTGCCGTGACCTCCTGGTCTTGCGGCAACCAGACCCCGTGATTCGAGCGAATCGCCACAATGTAAGGCAACTTGAGCGCAACCAGCGTTGAAATAAAGTTGCAGTCACTCTCCCCATACAAACTATCGGCTAACACCAACTCAAACTGAAATCCCATTGCCATCAATTCACGGATCATCGTGGATGCAATTTGCGGTTTCGTCTGGTAGTTCTCTCCAGGTTTGAGTCGTTCTCTCGGCTTGTACACCTCAAAGCACAACGGTAAAATCATGCCCTTGAATAGCCCGTATGCGGTGACGACCACAATGCCATTTTCTCGCTTGCCAACATTGCCGATGTATTGTCGTTTCACATAATCGGTACTGTTTCCCTTTTTACAATCCCCAGTCTCATCAATTAGCAGGATCATCGCTTGTTTCTGAGTCAACTCCAGTATCAGATTTAAGCGATGCTGCCGCAGACGACTCACTGACCAGGGAGACTCCGTTAACAAGTTGTGCAAGCCTTGTTCATTAGCTAGTCCAACTGCTTTGGCAATAGCTGGCAAAGTCTTGCGTTTGAGATCTGAAATCATCCCAATATGCAGGTATTTGAATGCTTCAAAGCTCCGCACCTCTGGAAATAAGTCAGCATACAGTTCACAATACTCATCCACGAATCGCAGCGTTGGATGAGGTGCACGAGGCGTAACCATACCCTTCAAAATCGCAACAGGAACATATATCTCTATTTTATTTATTCCTCGCTAAAAGGATGGAAGAGGGATAAACAAGACTTTAAAGTACATCTGTTTGTTGAATTATATATAAGAATTAAACTTATAATCATAGACTACTGGCTATATATTTTTGTTTTAGGTATACCACGAGGAATCGCTATTTTATATTCCTCTTGTTGATGAGAATCAGTTCTGTGAGTTTACGGCAGGGAAGTGAGTTTCTTCTTAACTGAGTTACTGATTCCATCTTGCTGAAAAGTGATCAAACTAAGCGATCGCCTGGGCAGCAGAGGTCGATGAATCCAGACCACCAGACAATAAAACAATAGCTTTGGGAGCACTCATAGTTCAGCCTCACGGTAAAGGGTAATTAGCTTGGCGATCGCCAGATGGGTTGTACGCCACTTTCAAATTGGTAGAGTTTGCGGCAAAGGTGCCCGATCTCATCGCTGCGAGGTTGTCCGCTTTCTCCGAAGGTTTCTCGCTCTATGTCCTCGCTCATTTGGTCGTAAGGATCGTCATCCTCGGGGTTGTCAGCCCAATATTCCAAGAATGCAAGGATGATGGAAAGTTCGCGTGGGGATAGTTCAATTTGAGCCACTAGCTTTCACCTCTCTATCGAATGTTGGTGAACTTATGAGTTTGTAGGCTAATCCGCCATTCAGGATGGCTGAGAACGTACTCGAAGATTAGCGAGTAGCTATCAGGCGTGCCCCATTCCGGTTGAAGCAACTTAACCGCATGAGTTGGAATTCTGGCACCGTGCTCCTCCGCCCACATCAAATCAGAGCGGTTGGCAACGACAACCTTCAATTCACTGACCTGAGAATAAATACTTGCATGAGGAGGTTTGGAGGGCTTAGGAGAGAATGTGACCCAGTCAAAACTGCCACTAAAGGGGTGCGCGCCGGAAGTTTCCAGATGCACTCGCAACCCTGCATTTCTCAAACCAGAACTGAGGCAGGAGAGGTCGTGCAACAAGGGTTCACCGCCTGTGATCACAACGATCGCCGGATTTGCTGCTTTAGCTTCTGCAATCAGGTCAGTCGTATGGCGTTGGGGATGGCGATGGGCATTCCATGAATGTTTGGTGTCACACCAGGGGCAACCAACGTCGCAGCCTGCCAAGCGAACAAAGAAAGCATTTGTACCTGTCCACGCTCCCTCACCTTGAACGGAGTGGAAGGTTTCCACCACTGGCAAGACTGCCGAGGCTGTTTTAGAGGTTGAGGTCGTGGGGATCAGGCTTGTCATAATGTGCTAATTCGTAGATGTCGCAAGGGTTACTCCTAGTCGTCTTCATACTCAGCCCAGGAATTGGGGGTTTCAGACACGGCGACCTTGAGCTTTACATCCGAGGGCAATTGCTTTTTCGTCTTTTCGTAGATATATTGAGCGATCATCTCAGCAGTCGTTTCATAGCCTTCAGGGAGGACTTCGTTCAAAACAGAGTGGTCAAGCCCCCCTTTGAGCAAGTCTTGCTTTGCCCAGCGGAGTGTGCGGAAGTCCGCTACCATCACAGGATGGGGACAATACTCGGAAGCGTGAAGCTGGCTAGAGGTTGCCTCCATCCGAACCCGATAGGTATGCCCATGCATCCGTCCACAGGGACCGTCATAATCCCGAATGTAGTGGGCAGCATCGAAGGTAAATTCAGTCGTCAGTTTCCACTTGGGCATGGGGAGCTATCCGATCGCTTATAAACCAGTGGATCTTAGATCCGTTCTACATCTAGCGGCATAAGCCTTAAATTTATATCATTCCGCTCTAAATATAGAATCAGTGTTAATGAATATTCTAGATGTGCTCTCTCAGTCTTCTCCTGCACGGATCAGGGTGTGAGATGAGTTCCATGTTAGTTCATTTGTCCTATAAAGGTTGCTCTTAATTTGCCATTTGGCAAGTTGAATCTAACAATTTAGGTTCTAAGGAAAAACAGGTATTTCTCCTTCCAGGCTGATCATGTGCTCCACCACACAGAAACCTCCTACAAGGCTTAGAACGTGCTGAGGGATCTTGAAATCCATATTTCAGATAGATAAAAGTCTCCCTGTTGCTCCAATTCATAACCACCTAGCAGCAAGGCTAACCATACTTTGACAAGCGTCATCTGTGGATCATGCCGCTGTAGTCTCTGGCAGAGTTGGGAAAATGTCACTTTCAACGCGGATGACTCGACCCATCCCCTTAACTCTCGGGAAATTGCCTCTATCCAGGCAGATACGTCCTCGTCGTGGGCGATCGCCAACATTTCTTGCACCTGTACGAATTCGTCGTCAGGATCCACACAAGCCAGCGATCCATCCTTCTCCCCTTCCCCCGCAATTGAAGCTTCTGCAACCTCTTGAGAGGATCGCTTGCGTTGACACGGCTTTGGTTGACGTGTCAGTTCAGACAGGTCAAGATGCATAGTCTGCTGTATCAGTTCGTTTAGCCAATCCTCTGCAATGAGCGGTTCTACCTCAACATCCGTCTCGTCCCAATCACTCAACCACTGCATTGCTCTTTGGTAATGTAGGTCTGCTAACTGGGCGATAGCCCATCCACCTAACCTCAATTGGTCGATTTTCGACATCTGTCGCAGAACGGGTTCCACATTTTGCCACAGTTGATTCAAGTTAGCCTGTTCTGGCTCAACTAATGCTTGCTCGAACAATTGTCGGATCGCTATTTCTGCCTGAGCAAACATAGGGAAATTCCTTACTTTGCCTTTAAAGGACAGGGTGCGATCGGGCACTCACAAGGTTCTAGACGGATCGGTGACTCAAACTCCGTGATGCCGTATCGCTCCTTCAACGTTACCAAAACCTTTTGTAGGTAGGACTTCACCTGCCCATTGGTCATACCCATGCAATGGATTGGCTCAGTTTCTGCCAGTTTGTCTGACCCTCTCCACACCGTCACGGCTACTGCATGAAGGTGGGCGTCCTTCCTTGCTTCTCGGTAAAGGTAAAGTAGCCCGATCACTGGAAACTCAACTGGAACAGCAATTTTATCTGTTTCCGAGACCGTTAGTTCCTGACGTCGAGAAGGCGATCGCTTTCCTCGTCGTTTGGCATTACTTTCAATTCGATGACGGTAGTGCGATCGCCGTCGATGACAGCGTTTAGGGTTCCAGCAATCATCACCCGACTCACCGTGAAGTTGTTGAGCCTGAGAAACTGAAAGCTGGCTACAGTGCAGACATTTTGCCTGGGTAGGGCGTGGCATCCGCTTGGGTGCTGAAGTACAGGTTTGTAGCGTCAGTTTTTGTGTAGTACAGATAATTATAGTTATTTGGAGTAGACTTAGGAAGATCTGAGCTGGCTACTGCAAATCGAGCCTTCCAGCGCTGCTCTATTTCAACAACGGGATCAACACGATGGCTGAAGCTGAGCCAAAATTCTACTTCTACGACAAAACGGCTCTCGAAGCTTCTCCTGTCCCCGCTACTCCTGTTGATCTCCGATGGCAGCGTGTAGAGGAGTTTTTGCAGAGCCGAGAGTTTGCGCCAAATACTCGGAAGGCTTACGAGCGGGAGTTGCGGCGGTTCGCCAATTGGACAGAGAAACCCTGGCACGCGATTACTGCTCAAGATGTCGATCGCTTTAAGACGTTTCTGAAAGAGGGGCGATCGCAAGACACAACGACTGACAATCCAGGAGCAAGGAAGCCTTTAAAAGCGGCTTCAAGTAAACGTGCTCTGGCGGCACTGCAAAGTTTTTTCAAATGGTTGACCAGTTGGGATTACATCAGTAAGAATCCGACTCTTGTAATTGAGAAGCCCAAACTGGAGCCGTTGTTCTCTAAAGAACTGAAAGCTTCTGAAGTCCGAGCTTTACAGGAAGCTCTGGAAAACCGGGGAGAGACAGAAGCGAGAGACACAGCACTCTTGGCGGTGCTGGAACACGGACTCAGGGCTTCTGAGATTGCGGCACTTAACATTGAAGATTATGACGGAGTGAGACTGCTTATTCGACGCGCAAAAGCAGACAGTGTGGGCGCTGTTCCTCTGCTTCAGCCTGCTCGAAGATCCCTGGATGCTTATTTAGGATGGCGTTTACGGCAGGGTTTATCAGTTACTCCCGATTCACCCCTATTTCTCTCAACTTCTAATAACAGCAAAGGACAGCGGCTGAGCTATTGGGGAATTTACAAAATCATGAAGGATCTGGCACAGGCAGCGGGGGTTGAGGACTTTCATCCTCATCGTTTACGGCATACGTTTGGAACAAAGTTAGTGCTGAAAAAGATGGACAGCACTTTGGCACGACAATTA from Kovacikia minuta CCNUW1 carries:
- a CDS encoding restriction endonuclease, with protein sequence MMATTSQTQIIFPQSSSEQGYAFEYLLLRYFQQVRGSTIEHFSTYKHGKDKKWYQIDGLLVNDKRQLLEAKFYQKPVGCREIDPDERLQAAIAFDCDELLLVSLNGFKDDVRSWASSVSLPVRFVEWNEIREDVLESFEGTFTVLLDQVLLEETIATSFSHSKSKLSFSNQLVASSIAGFPEFSVYSDSIELWLRRLRRLADWQEQLTNGQFHYQNTLETVRLLPDKDSYLSLEEAWRIEDAFSGYAARTYGAVRETAQALRNLGGSAVLKAVVQEIHLSFQQDRRPDKRTGDSGVRDSLNALAFMALVQRPVQRGDGYTLTPLGWAYVRGDEPDDQIFRERLTEWLPFRYFRLAIEEYQVPLDKKSIIEWFQTQYAPYEPYARCLFNANKVDGLINWYKQLGF
- a CDS encoding reverse transcriptase domain-containing protein; the encoded protein is MDKTLATPYQLMNVSAAKQTEYNFAPLARFAARFRSTAPLTLYGTDAAELRGIDPQRLKFYFTVKSLKEIYNSRFKLNKTQGVDRLNGIQFERQSKQQIKIIHEKCLAGTYKFSPYLELLRSKGRGKLPRVLAVPTVRDRIVLYALKEILIDVFSESIPRDLANTYIYKITDFMRDKNPASVGVFRADIENFYDSIDREKLLAKLNLRIKSNKILTLIERAITSPIVPQGYKKVDLKKYSSVKGIPQGLSISNILAAIYLAELDDFMRSNEGSMSPSE
- a CDS encoding ISKra4 family transposase (programmed frameshift); amino-acid sequence: MTPEEEQAVAYHVRELAKLLYKDADASQTPMTNLGEIEAAVREQVQKHVTPEMGGFFIETVTGTTEGYPRQLKSILGTLPLTSEQANQLGVSKGSQLSPYLEMCCLRISANVSYAHATEDVALLTGVRVSPKTQQRLVQRQSFAHPTVQLTDAVNQVSLDGGQMRFVTPKGEPSEWKQYKAVRLDTDGIGMAWFQDNAALVNWVQDQPLQSPLYCIGDGHPGIWNLLSQLVEDDQRIEILDWYHLMENLHKVGGSLQRHAQARQLLWRGQVDAAIAVFEDCALEQAKCFQNYLREHRHRIVNYEYFQAEGLCAIGSGDVESWVKQIDRRIQLSGASWNPEHAPQVLAHRCAYLNGSLDPQHLFLSRR
- a CDS encoding SLATT domain-containing protein, which produces MSNLSNTDSYAKSLETRIWKTKGSRFNAARRLNRKYQFGITSIAILSVYGIAIPIIQSIPNIAKCQNVNSLYTAISTILSVFTLALSLLEGSKNHQLRAEKLHNNAVQISSLGRKLEYLITCESQSKDFGEKLRDLSGEYEKVVQECPENHEPEDYLLFQLQHNPLPSFKQS
- a CDS encoding IS701 family transposase codes for the protein MVTPRAPHPTLRFVDEYCELYADLFPEVRSFEAFKYLHIGMISDLKRKTLPAIAKAVGLANEQGLHNLLTESPWSVSRLRQHRLNLILELTQKQAMILLIDETGDCKKGNSTDYVKRQYIGNVGKRENGIVVVTAYGLFKGMILPLCFEVYKPRERLKPGENYQTKPQIASTMIRELMAMGFQFELVLADSLYGESDCNFISTLVALKLPYIVAIRSNHGVWLPQDQEVTAEPWQQFKRTFSNGETEVRYRREIIYGTRGSVRYWELTTDPETLPDNSTVFVMSNAPAIKLDEIGDAYGDRTWVEYGLKQSKDALGWADFRVTNYKQIERWWEIVMSAFTMVSLFADAFNSECPLSQQVFTQHPWWDNQRGWKNLLNNLRLVIEPWVAFNHLKQWLTVFFIPTLEQGFAQLIERMQQFYCPIIHELLLRRILFNSA
- a CDS encoding 7-carboxy-7-deazaguanine synthase QueE gives rise to the protein MTSLIPTTSTSKTASAVLPVVETFHSVQGEGAWTGTNAFFVRLAGCDVGCPWCDTKHSWNAHRHPQRHTTDLIAEAKAANPAIVVITGGEPLLHDLSCLSSGLRNAGLRVHLETSGAHPFSGSFDWVTFSPKPSKPPHASIYSQVSELKVVVANRSDLMWAEEHGARIPTHAVKLLQPEWGTPDSYSLIFEYVLSHPEWRISLQTHKFTNIR
- a CDS encoding 6-pyruvoyl trahydropterin synthase family protein, translated to MPKWKLTTEFTFDAAHYIRDYDGPCGRMHGHTYRVRMEATSSQLHASEYCPHPVMVADFRTLRWAKQDLLKGGLDHSVLNEVLPEGYETTAEMIAQYIYEKTKKQLPSDVKLKVAVSETPNSWAEYEDD
- a CDS encoding tyrosine-type recombinase/integrase, with the protein product MAEAEPKFYFYDKTALEASPVPATPVDLRWQRVEEFLQSREFAPNTRKAYERELRRFANWTEKPWHAITAQDVDRFKTFLKEGRSQDTTTDNPGARKPLKAASSKRALAALQSFFKWLTSWDYISKNPTLVIEKPKLEPLFSKELKASEVRALQEALENRGETEARDTALLAVLEHGLRASEIAALNIEDYDGVRLLIRRAKADSVGAVPLLQPARRSLDAYLGWRLRQGLSVTPDSPLFLSTSNNSKGQRLSYWGIYKIMKDLAQAAGVEDFHPHRLRHTFGTKLVLKKMDSTLARQLMRHKSEASFERYTRRALEIEAENQFYEVFGEEHPDGAIKHGLNK